In Roseofilum reptotaenium CS-1145, a single genomic region encodes these proteins:
- a CDS encoding tetratricopeptide repeat protein, which yields MTIKRKSWVLNAILIFAVVALLGVSTIPPLTEAFRASTAATSNASPTPVVESRQAKLEAQERGYELVLEREPENQSVLRGLLDVRLELRDIAGAIAPLERLVELNPQDVQYQVLLAETTSYTGDPDSAADIYRQVLTQNPGEMTVLQGLVDLQLQQNNPQAAIGVLEETLTKAPQTNEIKPGTIDTASVKLLLGRVYADLERYEEAIAVYDRAIEDNETDFRPLLGKAIVLQRQGKPDEAKPLFTSATTLAPSEYKDEIDRLMNEG from the coding sequence GTGACGATTAAGCGTAAGAGTTGGGTTCTCAATGCCATTTTGATTTTCGCCGTGGTTGCCCTGTTGGGGGTTTCCACCATCCCTCCCCTCACCGAAGCCTTTCGTGCTTCCACTGCCGCAACGTCCAATGCTTCTCCCACTCCAGTAGTGGAGTCTCGACAAGCGAAATTAGAAGCTCAGGAACGGGGATATGAGTTGGTTTTGGAGCGAGAACCGGAAAACCAAAGTGTGTTGAGGGGATTGTTGGATGTGCGGTTAGAATTACGGGATATTGCAGGCGCGATCGCCCCTTTAGAACGGTTAGTCGAACTCAATCCCCAAGATGTCCAGTATCAAGTCCTGTTGGCTGAAACGACGAGTTATACTGGAGATCCCGATAGCGCTGCTGATATCTATCGCCAAGTGTTAACCCAAAACCCTGGAGAAATGACGGTCTTACAAGGGTTAGTTGACCTTCAACTCCAACAAAACAATCCCCAAGCGGCGATCGGGGTATTAGAAGAGACGCTCACAAAAGCCCCCCAAACCAATGAAATTAAGCCTGGAACCATCGATACTGCCTCCGTGAAACTCTTATTAGGGCGCGTGTATGCTGACTTAGAACGGTATGAAGAGGCGATCGCCGTCTACGATCGAGCCATAGAAGACAATGAAACGGACTTTCGTCCTCTGCTGGGAAAGGCGATCGTTCTCCAACGCCAAGGGAAACCAGACGAAGCCAAACCGCTCTTCACCAGCGCCACCACCCTTGCCCCCTCCGAATACAAAGATGAAATTGATCGCCTCATGAACGAAGGATAG
- the hpsA gene encoding hormogonium polysaccharide biosynthesis protein HpsA has protein sequence MSIQRLLRHLRNSFLNLGKTLTRSLSHFIQRGLRSLFQISRQRQAGFVLPTVTMVILVVSLLSLAMLLRSTDRAKNAHNFRVNEATLNATAPALDRAKAKIAAIFEDPNIPRGTPSDTAFMGAFGDLGSGIENYTFGDEVPLKLVFDIDGDNNTGEEDSGAAKNTKNDETVNTAWKFPVDTDNNGKFDSYTLYTILFRNPTTSGGEFTRARNPLEARNLPMEGASGSACANNTGGGASLVGDSDWFQLPNEQKLKKAFFVYAATVPIGPNASGALPTGLDANQYELYPGGTQGFSALEYQQDWSRIPLANNAVVYQDDLLTFAGSNQFFNGRIITNANLMVGKGKNVRSFKTKFFLVSSKSSCFYDPESSKIIVGGNVGNNRYDNFAFANGTVHVDELHLFQGEGNDPTVNTNFGKVGSVTTTTADAKKSLYNNNAYNQRISYLVNAAFLLGTSAYPNELLAGRPPADVSDQEAKNYYTQYFKKLTRQVPYIEVDPGNNALFIPTITSGTGIASDGFLASVDSEAKAKDFFKLSHGSETADKTGLDPLRPPHQWMFPVDPNNNATTYMQSKTSSTDKLELELTRIAATNPEELDGKEERIGDRVLVGNNLPETIYIDDSSIEAESRLLSGIQTEQQVTGVKWRQSGSATDSTVDRTRQSQVVSLPDLGDLSRDGQWEIDAATAPQDKFDNVGGLRIVTGAGIYLPGANATKTSPTLDPTGDDKNEKNIIIWPDYYPVAQKHPEVVFDQDNNPTTEPVSVDSAANRTRPYLRMRATVVYHHTEPSKPFAENGYKDGDQTHQRPIACIANYYDPTDTNSDTSNSNNGKVYSWRNTSEGTYTNMLKYQAALRYPEVIYDDSTADLVGDRRVNPLLASALNRGSVADRTIAEQSAVEAAICALDILNGSATASTAIDDNAIKEITFLDARQIKANDVHSLQVTGGASGTYTLANGMPTPAFEVGDLVTIEEYQRTSPPPPTSPVDKNIPKIVRGQITAISGDNITVSTTTNGSVYAASDPSISSDGTGWITESLSSRYDLPIEERYPLEIRATQIDLEKLKQKTIGTSTDPQEYLIPNSGIIYATREDALPDQSVWVEDGRTTFKRTGDAAPDLPQSSTDFKLDPTRRPNAILLINGEKLNRGTTNDYRPEEKGFILATDLPVYIQGDFNRHLSGTDEVEEFTQKLNKTTYANFYTRSTLDSKFACRKGQPGCNGDGDTWRSATVFADALTLLSDDFQFGYRSDGNYDLNNNQGDARSTAKRRQNGFYTNDFAASRNFTDADYKAKGTGDTPSSYFTNFVTPVQRRVNFPEYVMEICEKLPISECEPKDWHIIGIDLNGNGNTNDAFDESNISIDFNGDGDTADTFKRTITIDLNGDGDTTDSFSENSVDIDFNGDGDTADSVDESSLAIDLNGDGDTTDSFEYFGIDLNGDGDTTDSVSESDIVLDLNGDGDTSDSIAETAIEISLGESGLTLDLNGDGDTTDTGIPEKEVRLSSSDWVLQGMPRPLLTTAQDNLDNKFAAFPRRVAFLRDQNHKLVLEATNNTPIALGIKTDKVTYLPYVDNQPLSSIDFGSNVRLFPDTKLNRTVSVLEASKKLTPDNLLLDLTSTAGQVDQDITNQDNTLWFRTTATPTNPTDTSGWRYHSKRFLSYLNDDLSANPTVQPLLIPILQIHATDSSPGATTGDAGRPMEVNGSIAVPNGTFTIDRNSNKDSRDTDWVQHAKTGGTTFNLVFVSGDTAGRPDELNRSLGNFPRFLEDWTGVNANITGSFIQKGRSVYATGPTDSVLNSKSTVTKGIYGEQIGLFGEDQFYGTDNANGILPFYNAPGRPWGFDVGLLTQAPDLFAQRFAIKDDTPPNEFYREVRRDDQWVETLLCAGQPDKRLDPANSNNTVAQQGGYDDAGDPYDKDVKIANNASVSYQYAISKDQRPNTCQ, from the coding sequence ATGTCTATCCAACGCCTACTCAGACACCTCCGGAACAGTTTCCTTAACCTAGGGAAAACCTTAACGCGATCGCTCTCCCATTTTATCCAACGAGGATTGCGCTCACTCTTCCAGATCAGTCGTCAGCGACAAGCCGGGTTTGTCCTCCCCACCGTCACCATGGTGATCCTCGTCGTCTCGCTCCTCAGCCTAGCCATGTTGCTTCGCTCCACAGACCGCGCCAAAAACGCTCACAACTTCCGGGTCAATGAAGCAACCCTCAACGCCACAGCCCCAGCATTGGATAGAGCAAAAGCCAAGATCGCCGCTATTTTTGAAGACCCGAATATTCCTAGAGGAACTCCATCCGACACCGCATTTATGGGTGCATTTGGAGATCTAGGCAGTGGAATTGAAAACTATACCTTTGGGGATGAAGTCCCTCTAAAGTTAGTCTTTGATATTGATGGGGATAACAACACAGGAGAAGAAGATAGTGGTGCAGCTAAAAATACCAAGAATGATGAAACCGTAAACACCGCCTGGAAATTCCCAGTTGATACCGACAATAACGGGAAATTTGATAGTTATACCCTCTATACCATTCTCTTCCGCAACCCCACCACTTCAGGTGGCGAATTCACCCGTGCAAGAAACCCCCTAGAAGCCCGAAACCTGCCCATGGAAGGGGCTAGTGGCTCCGCCTGTGCCAATAACACGGGAGGAGGAGCCAGTTTAGTTGGTGACTCCGACTGGTTTCAGTTGCCGAATGAGCAAAAACTGAAAAAAGCCTTCTTTGTTTATGCAGCCACCGTACCCATTGGGCCAAATGCTAGTGGCGCTCTGCCCACTGGTCTAGATGCCAATCAATATGAGTTATATCCAGGAGGAACCCAAGGATTTTCGGCCCTGGAATATCAACAAGACTGGAGTCGAATTCCCCTAGCCAATAATGCCGTAGTTTACCAAGATGACCTCCTCACCTTTGCCGGTAGCAATCAGTTCTTCAATGGCCGCATTATAACCAACGCTAACCTTATGGTCGGCAAAGGGAAAAACGTCAGGAGCTTCAAAACCAAGTTTTTCCTAGTTAGTAGTAAATCCTCCTGTTTTTACGATCCAGAAAGCAGCAAAATCATTGTAGGGGGAAATGTAGGCAATAACCGTTATGACAATTTTGCCTTTGCCAATGGCACCGTCCATGTAGATGAACTTCATCTATTTCAGGGAGAAGGAAACGATCCTACAGTCAACACTAACTTTGGGAAAGTAGGTAGCGTTACCACTACAACCGCAGATGCAAAAAAATCTCTATACAATAACAATGCTTACAATCAACGAATTTCCTATTTAGTCAATGCTGCATTTTTGTTAGGGACAAGTGCTTATCCCAATGAACTTCTAGCTGGGAGACCTCCAGCCGATGTATCCGATCAAGAAGCTAAAAATTACTATACCCAATACTTCAAAAAACTCACTCGCCAAGTCCCCTACATCGAAGTTGATCCTGGCAATAATGCCCTATTTATTCCCACAATAACAAGTGGAACCGGGATAGCATCCGATGGTTTTTTAGCATCAGTTGACTCAGAAGCTAAAGCAAAAGACTTCTTCAAGCTCTCTCATGGTTCCGAGACAGCCGATAAGACTGGACTCGATCCCCTGCGGCCACCTCATCAATGGATGTTTCCCGTCGATCCAAACAATAATGCTACAACCTACATGCAATCGAAAACCAGTAGCACCGACAAGCTAGAGTTAGAACTTACCCGAATTGCAGCGACAAATCCAGAAGAACTTGATGGTAAAGAAGAGCGGATTGGAGATAGAGTTTTAGTCGGTAATAACCTACCAGAAACTATCTACATTGACGATAGCAGTATAGAAGCTGAATCAAGATTGCTCTCAGGGATACAAACTGAGCAACAGGTTACCGGAGTCAAGTGGCGACAGTCCGGTTCAGCCACAGACTCAACAGTCGATCGCACCCGACAGTCTCAAGTTGTCAGTTTACCCGACTTAGGTGACCTATCGCGAGATGGACAATGGGAAATTGATGCAGCAACAGCTCCTCAAGATAAGTTTGATAATGTCGGAGGCTTGAGAATTGTCACGGGTGCAGGGATTTATTTACCTGGAGCCAATGCCACAAAAACTTCACCCACTCTAGACCCAACCGGTGATGATAAAAATGAGAAAAATATTATCATCTGGCCCGATTATTATCCCGTGGCTCAGAAGCATCCTGAAGTGGTGTTCGATCAAGATAATAATCCAACCACTGAACCGGTGTCAGTAGACTCAGCCGCTAACAGAACTCGTCCTTATCTGAGGATGCGAGCAACTGTTGTTTACCACCATACTGAACCGTCAAAACCCTTTGCCGAGAATGGTTATAAAGATGGCGATCAAACTCACCAGAGACCCATTGCGTGTATCGCTAACTATTACGATCCCACAGATACCAATAGCGATACCAGTAACTCTAACAATGGTAAAGTTTACTCTTGGAGAAATACTTCAGAAGGAACCTATACTAATATGTTGAAGTATCAGGCGGCCCTTCGCTATCCTGAAGTCATCTATGATGACTCTACAGCAGATCTGGTAGGAGACCGACGGGTTAATCCGCTACTGGCTTCTGCATTAAACAGAGGCTCTGTTGCTGATCGCACTATTGCAGAACAAAGCGCAGTTGAAGCCGCAATTTGTGCCTTAGATATTCTCAATGGTAGTGCAACAGCCAGTACTGCAATTGATGACAATGCCATTAAAGAAATTACCTTTCTTGATGCACGGCAGATTAAAGCCAATGATGTCCATAGCTTACAAGTAACTGGTGGAGCAAGTGGAACCTATACATTAGCTAATGGAATGCCCACTCCAGCATTTGAAGTGGGCGATCTGGTGACCATTGAAGAATACCAACGCACTTCTCCACCGCCTCCAACTTCTCCAGTAGATAAGAATATTCCCAAGATTGTTCGCGGACAAATTACTGCCATCAGTGGTGATAACATTACAGTATCTACCACTACTAATGGATCAGTTTATGCAGCTTCTGATCCTTCAATTAGTTCAGATGGAACTGGGTGGATTACTGAAAGCTTAAGTAGTCGCTACGATCTCCCCATCGAAGAACGGTATCCGCTAGAAATTCGCGCCACCCAAATCGATCTCGAGAAGCTCAAACAGAAAACGATTGGCACTTCAACAGATCCTCAAGAATATCTCATACCCAACAGTGGAATTATCTATGCAACTCGCGAAGATGCACTCCCCGATCAAAGCGTTTGGGTTGAGGATGGAAGAACTACCTTCAAGCGTACAGGTGATGCAGCACCCGATCTACCCCAAAGTAGTACTGACTTCAAACTCGATCCCACTCGTCGCCCAAATGCCATTCTCCTGATCAATGGAGAGAAACTGAACCGAGGAACGACCAATGATTACCGTCCAGAAGAAAAAGGGTTCATCCTAGCAACCGATCTACCGGTTTACATACAAGGAGACTTTAACAGACATCTTTCAGGTACTGACGAAGTTGAAGAATTCACTCAGAAGTTGAATAAAACGACTTATGCTAACTTCTACACTCGCTCAACCCTTGACTCTAAATTTGCTTGTCGTAAAGGACAACCTGGTTGTAATGGAGATGGAGATACTTGGCGCAGTGCCACCGTTTTCGCTGATGCTTTAACCCTATTATCTGATGACTTTCAATTCGGATATCGCAGTGATGGCAACTATGACCTTAACAATAACCAAGGAGACGCTCGCTCCACCGCCAAACGTCGGCAAAATGGCTTCTACACCAATGACTTTGCAGCCAGTCGTAACTTTACCGATGCTGACTATAAAGCCAAAGGAACTGGAGATACACCCAGTTCCTACTTCACTAACTTTGTTACCCCAGTTCAGCGTCGGGTGAACTTTCCAGAATACGTGATGGAAATCTGCGAAAAACTCCCCATCTCCGAGTGCGAACCCAAAGATTGGCATATCATTGGTATTGATTTGAATGGCAATGGCAATACCAATGATGCGTTTGACGAGTCTAATATTTCCATCGATTTCAATGGAGATGGCGATACTGCCGATACGTTTAAACGGACGATTACAATTGACTTAAATGGGGATGGAGATACGACTGACTCTTTTAGTGAGAATAGCGTTGATATAGATTTCAATGGAGATGGCGATACTGCTGACTCTGTTGATGAATCGAGTCTTGCTATAGACTTAAATGGAGATGGAGATACGACTGACTCTTTTGAGTATTTCGGTATTGACCTCAATGGAGATGGAGATACCACTGACTCTGTAAGTGAATCTGATATTGTTCTTGACTTAAATGGAGATGGGGATACTAGCGATAGTATTGCAGAAACAGCGATTGAAATTAGCCTTGGAGAATCAGGTCTAACTCTCGATCTCAATGGCGATGGGGATACCACAGACACGGGTATTCCCGAAAAAGAGGTAAGACTCAGTAGCTCTGACTGGGTTTTACAGGGAATGCCACGTCCTTTGCTCACCACAGCTCAAGACAATCTAGATAATAAATTTGCTGCTTTCCCTCGCCGTGTTGCATTTTTACGAGATCAAAACCACAAGTTAGTCTTAGAAGCAACCAATAACACTCCTATTGCTTTAGGAATTAAGACGGACAAAGTTACCTACTTGCCCTATGTGGATAATCAGCCTCTAAGTAGCATTGACTTTGGTAGCAATGTTCGATTATTCCCAGATACAAAACTCAATAGAACCGTATCTGTTTTGGAAGCGAGCAAAAAGCTCACTCCTGACAATTTACTCTTAGACTTAACCAGTACTGCTGGTCAAGTCGATCAGGATATTACCAATCAAGATAATACCCTGTGGTTTAGGACAACAGCAACTCCAACTAATCCTACAGACACTAGTGGATGGAGATATCATAGCAAGCGGTTTTTATCTTATCTGAATGATGACCTGTCTGCTAACCCGACAGTGCAACCCCTATTAATCCCTATCCTGCAAATCCATGCAACAGATTCGTCTCCTGGAGCAACCACTGGTGATGCTGGGAGACCGATGGAGGTTAATGGCAGTATTGCCGTCCCCAATGGGACTTTTACGATTGATAGAAACTCCAATAAGGACAGTCGTGATACAGATTGGGTACAACATGCCAAGACGGGCGGAACAACCTTTAATCTGGTCTTTGTGTCAGGAGATACAGCTGGACGACCGGATGAATTAAACCGAAGCTTAGGTAACTTCCCTCGATTTTTAGAAGACTGGACGGGTGTTAATGCAAACATTACCGGTTCGTTTATTCAAAAAGGACGGAGTGTCTATGCCACAGGCCCGACAGATTCAGTTCTGAATTCTAAGTCAACTGTGACCAAGGGAATATATGGCGAACAAATTGGTCTATTTGGTGAAGATCAGTTCTATGGTACTGATAACGCAAATGGGATTCTGCCCTTCTATAATGCACCCGGTCGCCCTTGGGGGTTTGATGTGGGGCTGTTAACCCAAGCGCCTGACTTGTTTGCCCAACGATTTGCCATCAAAGATGATACTCCTCCCAATGAATTCTATCGAGAAGTGAGGCGAGATGATCAATGGGTGGAAACCTTGCTCTGTGCCGGTCAACCGGACAAGCGCCTCGATCCCGCAAATTCAAATAACACTGTTGCACAACAAGGTGGCTATGACGATGCTGGAGATCCGTATGATAAAGATGTGAAGATTGCTAACAACGCTAGTGTTTCCTATCAATACGCTATCTCTAAAGATCAACGCCCTAACACATGCCAATAG
- the hpsB gene encoding hormogonium polysaccharide secretion pseudopilin HpsB: MKPIFQKPKNHSFPPQSESGFTLIESLVAVVILTIMLVGIAPVIVLATATRIQARRVELATQAARFYIDGVRAGSLPAPNSVVELKEAVDPATRKFISKREDFAKTVAPAQSSFPATCPFDLQPTDTETQNGYCKEIKLTEAKEASATNVSLYCFDGDDQAGCQASSPNDFIVQAYRSVTDKTQATAQGQLDRGYLLGIRVYRADAFKDTGTLLTLHADGAQQRSSGASLNLKAPLLEMTTEIQGSSDNTVNFTTRYGGGG, from the coding sequence ATGAAACCCATATTCCAAAAACCGAAGAATCATTCCTTTCCACCTCAAAGTGAGTCTGGCTTTACATTGATTGAATCGCTCGTAGCGGTGGTTATCCTGACAATTATGTTGGTGGGGATAGCGCCAGTAATTGTCCTGGCAACCGCTACCCGCATTCAAGCTCGGCGCGTGGAACTGGCGACGCAAGCTGCTCGATTCTATATCGATGGAGTCCGAGCAGGCAGTTTACCCGCTCCTAATTCCGTGGTTGAACTGAAAGAAGCAGTCGATCCAGCAACTCGGAAATTTATATCTAAACGGGAAGATTTTGCAAAAACAGTTGCTCCTGCACAATCTTCTTTCCCCGCCACTTGTCCTTTTGACCTACAGCCAACCGATACAGAAACACAGAATGGATATTGCAAGGAAATTAAACTTACAGAAGCAAAAGAAGCTTCAGCCACGAATGTCAGTTTATATTGCTTTGATGGGGATGACCAAGCAGGATGTCAAGCAAGTAGTCCCAATGATTTTATTGTCCAAGCTTATCGTAGCGTGACGGATAAGACTCAAGCTACAGCCCAAGGGCAACTCGATCGAGGTTATTTGTTGGGGATTCGGGTTTACCGCGCGGATGCCTTCAAGGATACAGGCACACTGTTAACCCTGCACGCCGATGGTGCCCAACAGCGCTCTTCTGGAGCAAGTTTAAATCTGAAAGCTCCTCTATTGGAAATGACGACAGAAATTCAAGGTAGCAGTGATAATACAGTTAATTTTACTACTCGATACGGAGGAGGTGGTTAA
- a CDS encoding AbrB family transcriptional regulator produces MSKAEKTKPLVGQELVDKVKELDHLSKEEKAKACGYCTFTKGGVERVNMMKFLNALIDAEGIELDGKSSSNGRGGRSASYRITVQSNGNLLIGAAYTKQMNLQQGDEFEISLGRKHIHLKQIGGEDNAEE; encoded by the coding sequence ATGAGTAAAGCAGAGAAAACAAAACCTCTAGTCGGTCAAGAGTTAGTTGACAAGGTTAAAGAGCTAGACCACCTGAGTAAAGAAGAGAAAGCGAAAGCATGTGGCTACTGTACCTTCACTAAAGGTGGAGTAGAACGGGTGAATATGATGAAATTCCTCAATGCATTGATCGATGCAGAAGGAATTGAGCTGGATGGGAAAAGCTCATCGAATGGACGGGGCGGACGCAGTGCCAGCTATCGGATTACGGTTCAATCGAATGGCAACTTACTCATTGGAGCAGCCTATACTAAGCAGATGAATCTGCAACAGGGTGATGAGTTTGAAATCTCTTTAGGTCGCAAACATATTCATCTGAAGCAAATCGGAGGTGAAGATAACGCCGAAGAATAA
- a CDS encoding ArnT family glycosyltransferase, with product MYRNFWSLCSPNRLLRVDRRIDRFWTFGFLVAALVLFLINLGGVALRDWDEGTIAQVARNISLSSSWQGWLFPTLSGLPYFNKPPLVHWLIALMYQSVGVNEWATRLPSALLTATSVPIFYSLGLEVFRQRLPVIFSTLIYLTLLPVVRHGRLAMLDGPVLCFLLLMMLFAVKGRRNVRDSLGLGLGLGLIALTKSILALLLGAIAFLFLAWDTPRLLKSVYLWSGIILGLIPVALWYGLQLFHYGDPFLETGLVHQSFSRIWQSVENRSGPPWYYLLEILKLSLPWLLMVIPGLGLAWQHRSLSWGKLVLVWGGVYFTAISIMSTKLPWYVLPLYPALALAGGAQLTEFWRAYSQGVPRLKSRFIKSLTGSFWGLAIASWGATLYVMIAQPVSSWIIPALFGSIALTLTVVSLLFQQGDYQFIGILGWGLYVSLFLLMASPIWVWELEEGFAVKPVAEVLIAYTPVKQPIMTNYPHGRPSLDFYSDRRLIPANFEQILHTWSQYPQPYLLLDKAGLEELEARFPQGVQRLGSAEGWTLVTKSSAFLG from the coding sequence ATGTACCGTAATTTTTGGTCTCTTTGCTCACCTAACCGTTTGCTGAGAGTTGATCGCCGCATAGATCGATTCTGGACGTTTGGATTCCTAGTAGCAGCTCTGGTGCTATTTTTGATTAATCTAGGAGGTGTGGCCTTAAGAGATTGGGATGAAGGAACCATTGCCCAAGTTGCCCGCAATATTAGCCTCTCTTCTAGTTGGCAAGGTTGGTTATTTCCCACGTTATCCGGATTACCCTATTTTAATAAACCCCCCCTAGTGCATTGGTTAATTGCTCTGATGTATCAATCGGTGGGGGTGAATGAATGGGCAACCCGTTTACCTTCTGCGTTACTTACTGCTACCTCCGTTCCTATCTTTTATAGCTTAGGTTTGGAAGTGTTTCGACAACGGCTGCCAGTTATTTTTTCTACCTTAATTTATTTAACCTTATTACCCGTGGTTCGCCATGGCCGGTTAGCGATGCTAGATGGGCCAGTTTTATGTTTTTTGCTTTTGATGATGCTATTTGCTGTCAAGGGACGGCGTAATGTTCGCGATAGTCTCGGTTTGGGGTTAGGATTGGGTCTAATTGCTCTGACAAAAAGTATTTTAGCACTGTTATTGGGGGCGATCGCATTCCTGTTTTTAGCTTGGGATACTCCCCGTCTACTCAAGTCCGTTTATCTGTGGAGTGGGATCATCTTAGGTCTCATTCCAGTTGCGCTCTGGTACGGTCTACAACTGTTCCATTATGGAGATCCGTTTTTAGAAACCGGATTAGTGCATCAATCATTTAGTCGCATTTGGCAGTCTGTGGAAAATCGTTCTGGCCCCCCATGGTATTATCTGCTGGAAATTCTGAAATTATCCCTTCCATGGTTGTTGATGGTTATTCCCGGTTTAGGATTAGCTTGGCAACACCGGAGTCTGAGTTGGGGAAAATTGGTTTTAGTCTGGGGAGGGGTTTATTTTACAGCGATTTCTATCATGAGTACCAAATTACCTTGGTATGTTCTGCCTTTGTATCCCGCCTTAGCGTTAGCTGGAGGTGCGCAACTGACAGAATTTTGGCGGGCCTATTCCCAAGGTGTTCCGCGATTGAAATCGAGGTTTATTAAAAGCTTAACTGGAAGTTTTTGGGGATTAGCGATCGCCTCTTGGGGGGCTACCCTATATGTGATGATCGCTCAACCCGTTTCTAGTTGGATAATTCCTGCGCTCTTTGGGTCTATTGCCCTTACTTTGACAGTCGTTAGCCTTTTATTTCAACAGGGTGATTATCAGTTTATTGGGATTTTAGGATGGGGATTGTATGTGTCGTTGTTTCTATTGATGGCTTCTCCAATTTGGGTTTGGGAACTTGAAGAAGGATTTGCGGTTAAACCCGTGGCTGAAGTACTGATTGCCTATACTCCGGTGAAACAACCGATTATGACCAATTATCCCCATGGTCGTCCTTCTCTAGATTTTTACAGCGATCGCCGCCTGATTCCCGCCAATTTTGAGCAAATTCTCCACACTTGGTCTCAATACCCCCAACCCTATCTCCTTTTAGACAAAGCAGGATTAGAGGAACTCGAAGCCCGTTTTCCCCAGGGAGTCCAACGCTTAGGATCGGCAGAAGGTTGGACATTAGTCACCAAATCTTCAGCTTTTTTGGGTTAG
- the rpmB gene encoding 50S ribosomal protein L28, translating into MSRTCQLTRKKANNGFAISHSHRRTKKRQEVNLQTKRVWWSEGNRWVKLKLSTKAIKTLETKGIQAMAKEAGINLNHY; encoded by the coding sequence ATGTCCCGCACCTGTCAACTCACCCGCAAAAAAGCCAACAACGGCTTTGCCATCTCCCACTCCCACAGACGAACCAAAAAACGCCAAGAAGTTAACCTTCAAACTAAGCGCGTCTGGTGGTCTGAAGGCAACCGTTGGGTTAAACTTAAACTGTCCACCAAAGCCATCAAAACCTTAGAAACCAAAGGCATTCAAGCCATGGCCAAAGAAGCTGGAATCAACCTCAACCACTATTAA
- the hpsC gene encoding hormogonium polysaccharide secretion pseudopilin HpsC: MFMLLNTWLKSCQKRRKNQGFTLIELLVALVVASIIISSLLGFMIDILRKDRNEQAQSATQQDIQAAADYIRRDLETAVYIYDGEGLRAISGNYSTTECNSPVSPGSYTPPASCSQIPVMDSASGEGIPVLAFWKRKFLDKDLRVSPRSGDTTVGCLVKLPVSGNPCNDQDYQVYALVVYYLTNANSGTWSNAMQIRRVEIQDGIVDTGNNPQDNTISGVKYDLDPSDGYANFDLSISGDSVQEKMNKWQKTSTAYNSPIQVLVDKIDHTALGDLTSVQSFPNAVNCQDAFPNKDDPSPAPTGADEPWQSPNYGASDFPAAFNAFKTDSFFTCVDSEAGIAQVYIRGNALARINPTNPEKYDPDNNRTALFFPTTSIQTKIRGRVQ, from the coding sequence ATGTTTATGTTACTGAATACTTGGTTGAAAAGCTGCCAGAAGAGACGAAAAAACCAGGGATTTACATTGATTGAATTGTTGGTGGCTTTAGTAGTTGCCTCGATTATAATTAGTAGCTTGCTGGGCTTTATGATTGATATTCTGCGGAAAGATCGTAATGAACAAGCGCAGTCGGCAACTCAGCAGGATATTCAAGCAGCAGCCGATTATATCCGCCGAGATTTGGAGACGGCGGTGTATATTTATGATGGAGAGGGACTAAGGGCGATTTCTGGTAACTATAGTACAACAGAATGTAATAGTCCCGTGTCTCCAGGTTCCTATACACCTCCAGCAAGTTGTAGCCAAATTCCAGTTATGGACAGTGCAAGTGGAGAAGGAATTCCTGTATTGGCATTTTGGAAACGAAAGTTCTTAGATAAAGATTTGAGGGTTAGTCCTAGGTCAGGCGATACAACAGTTGGATGCTTGGTAAAGTTGCCTGTTAGTGGTAATCCCTGTAATGACCAAGATTATCAAGTGTATGCTTTAGTGGTTTATTATCTTACCAATGCTAATAGTGGCACTTGGTCAAATGCAATGCAGATTAGGCGAGTTGAAATTCAGGATGGGATTGTGGATACGGGTAACAATCCTCAAGATAATACGATTAGTGGGGTTAAATACGATCTCGATCCTAGTGATGGGTATGCCAATTTTGACCTGTCGATATCGGGGGATAGCGTGCAAGAGAAGATGAATAAATGGCAGAAAACATCTACAGCTTATAATTCGCCTATACAAGTGTTAGTCGATAAAATTGACCATACTGCATTAGGCGATCTTACTTCAGTCCAATCTTTTCCGAATGCAGTCAATTGTCAGGACGCTTTCCCAAATAAAGATGACCCTAGTCCAGCTCCTACAGGTGCGGATGAACCTTGGCAAAGTCCGAATTATGGAGCAAGTGATTTTCCGGCTGCTTTTAATGCGTTTAAGACAGATAGCTTTTTTACTTGTGTTGATTCGGAGGCAGGGATAGCTCAGGTTTATATCCGAGGCAATGCTTTAGCGAGGATTAATCCAACGAATCCTGAAAAATACGATCCGGATAATAATCGGACAGCACTCTTTTTCCCCACAACAAGTATTCAAACGAAAATTAGGGGAAGAGTTCAGTAA